Genomic window (Zymoseptoria tritici IPO323 chromosome 1, whole genome shotgun sequence):
TGCGGGCGTTGATGGGAGGAAAGAGTTGGCTGCGtcgagccttcttcttgattAGCAGTATAAGTAGAGGTCGAAGCCGTCATCACTCTCGGAAGAGTCCTGAACCAACATTGAATCCTTCATCACACGTTCCTCACCTCTATCGTCGGGTCGCGTACCGGATTCCGTCCGCATCTTCGCCATCGTTCCATCCGAACAACTCAAACCGGAGACGCTCGCATCTTCAGGCGGACGACTGCCGTACCATCGACAAAGTGATCGAATCAGGAAGTGCCTCATCCCTCGCCTCGTCGTTGCCGCCGTTCCGTCCAACCAGCCGAGTTGAAGTCGTTCAAGTCGACAAGgccgtcgaagaagatcaTTCGTCGCGCGTTTAGCGACCGCACCGCCACAGCAACGACGATCTGGGGCAGAGCTAACACGTCTCGAACAATCGACAAGGCGACTTCTGGAAGAAGAGCTCCCCGCGGACCCTCCTTCCCTACCGATCCGTCCAGCTCAGACTCACCGCTAGAAAGCCGGGTATCCAGGTCTTCAGCACCAAGCCAATCCGATCGACCAATCTCGATTTCGACCATCTCTTCTCTCACGAACATTCTCCGACTGGTTCACCGACTTCCACTTCGAAACTCGCACGTCGCCAGCATTGTCCATTGAACAAAGGACGACGCTGCCACAAAGTGGAGAAGCCTCACATCGAATCCACCAATCCACCCCGCGCCATCGGCCGGGCGAACCCCGAGTCATAACTTGACCTCATCGAGCTCTCTGTGACACCAAAGATCCTACCGACCTGTCCTTGTCACAGATCAAACGAAGCGGCCACGAGAGCCGTCAGCAAGCGAGTCCTGCCTTGCTCATATTCCGTCTTCGGCCGCTCTTCTGTCCAAAAGGAACAACTCCATCTCACCtcactccctcgacgaccgaCCGACTCTTCGGCCAGTCCAATACATCGACATTCCACCTGCACCTATCCGAAACCACCTCTTCCAAACGGATCCGCCACTGCAAGGACCTCTCCACAGGTGAGTACAGCTTGATCGCCTTGCCGTCTTCCCTCGTGTCTTTGCGACGCTCCTTTCCCCGCTGCGCGCAATTCCCCTCCATCGCCCGCGTCGCTCTCACGTCCGCCCCGCGATTGACGAGAGCGGCCTCACACACCCCACAGCTACACTCACGTCAACTTCCTCCATACACCGAACGCAGGCAATATGCGCCGGCATACGGCTCGCTCGAGGCCTTGGCGGCGCATGAGCTCCAGTGAATGCGCCGCTTTCTCTTTCATGCGACTGCAGCTTCCCGTCGTTAATTTCAAATCCGTGCTGCTGCCCATGGCTGACCTGAATCCTCCCAGTTGATCCACCATATCCTCTCGACGCCTCCCACCTGTCAGAACTGACTTCATTTCCTCCACAACGTACACATAACAACATCCTCGACTCTCCCTCGCGATCGTCACACGAAGCACGACATTAGCAATCCATCTCACCTGCTGTGCTCGCTGCCACCATCGCCCATTGGCGCAGATCGTCATTCAGCCCGCTCCGCCGGCCTTATTGCTGTGCTCGGCAAACACTCTCGGCCTGTGGAAAGAAGAGTGCTACGTTGGTAGTAGCAAGGAATAACGCCGAAGGCTACACTTGACACCCATCTGTGGCTGGATACGACGCCGAGCTGCCGTCAACCTGTCGGACAGACTTCAGACTACACCGATCGGCCGTCCGTGTCATGAACGCATGAGCGACGACCGAGGAATGCCTGTTGCCTGTGAGTACCCGCGATTATCTTCTGCCTCACAATATTCACACACCTTTTCGCATCTGCTCTCCATCCGACGACAATGCACGCCCACAATGACTGCGCTTCTGCGCattctccatcttcgcctgCTAACATGTGTTCCCACAGCCACAGACAATCTCACTGTCTTTCCTCCTTTCCAACACCACAAGCGTGACTCACCGCTTGATCTCGGcttagacgacgacgacatggcCTTTATCAAAAACGAGGAACTCAACGACTTCAACTCCTTCAACCCCAACGACTACACACCCTTCCAAGGATCACACAACGGCAACATGAACATCAACCCCGCAAACCTCACAAACGGCAATAGCAACAACGGCTACATGTCTTCCAGCTTCAATCTCGGCAACTCCGGCATTGCCGATGATGAGCTCCTCGATCTGCAAATCGACCAACAGAGCAATGCCTTCGACTTCAACAACGGCATGCAGCAAGGTTTCATGAACCAGCAACAAATGGCGCAGCAGAGTGGGAGCATGTTTTCACACACGCCTGATGGCGCACCAATGCATTCACCATTCACGGGTGAGTTCAACTACGGCAATTTCCGCTCCGCACCGGGTCAGCAGCAGTTTGGCGCACACAGCATGCCACAGCAGCAATCAGCCTTTCGACCGGGGGTGAAGCACGGCGAGCGTAAGGTGTCAGACTCTCGGTCACCTGGTACACCAAGCATCAACCATCTGCAGATCACTGATGACTACAATCACCCGGGCATGCAACCAATTCAACATCGACAGCAGAACTCGATGGGTGCAGGTTGGGATAGCACTCCCGATGGTGCACACAGCTGGGGCGAAGCATCACCATTCCCATCACCCTCCAACGGACAACCTATACACCCTCAAATCTCCGAGGTCCTCAAGAACAGCTCACATCACCACAAAGTCGCATCTTCGCTACCCACGAAGATGGAGAACGGCGCGGGTCCTCCCTTCTCCACACAAGAGGCGAAGCGGAGACGTCGAAGGGAGTCTCACAACATGGTTGAGAGGCGGCGTCGAGACAACATCAACGAGCGAATTCACGACCTTGGTACGCTCGTTCCACAGCACCGACTCGAAGACGAAAAGGTCCGCAAGCATCTTCAAACGAACGCACCCCTCTCGCCATCGATTACGCACGCCACTGGCATGTCACCTCCGAATTCGGCGAGCACCTTGCTTGGAGGGGGCCAAAGCCGACGCACCGGATCCGGGACAATCACGCAGGGTCTCCCcatggaggagaaggacaaggGACCCAACAAGGGCGACATCCTGAACGGATCGGTCGCCTGGACACGAGACATGATGTGGTTCATGCACATGAAACTCCGACAGGAGGAAGAATCCAAGGAGTTGATCCAGCGGCTGGGAGGTACATGGCCGTTTGAGGtcagcgaggaggagcatcGCATGCGGTCCGAGATCTTGGAGGTCCTCAACAAGCACGCTCCGGTCGGTGGCTTCTCCGGATACTCGCGAGCAGCCGGTTCCGGTCTACGCGTCCCAGGCTTCACCAACGTCGCAGGCGACACCATTAACGAAGGTCCACAATCCTCCAACGGTCTCTCAATTCCCCCGATCAGCCCCGGTTTCCAGTCTGGTGGCAGTGGCATGAACAGCGGCATGTCTCAGCACTTCTGGGGCGGCGGCGATCtcaaggaggaagacgagtaCGAATTGATGTAGATGGAAAGGTCATGTCACACATACCCACATTTACACGCATCATCGACATACAGCCACCAGATCTAAGACAGGCGCCTTGCATGGCGTTCTTGGGACAGATCGGCATGAACGAAGCAACACAGCATTTTGACACTGATGGATGGGTGGTGCAGGGCATTTGTGAGCTCGAGCACTCGCGGCATCGATGAAGTCTTATGCGAACGAACGACCTGCCCCTTACTGCAGGTGTTGCATCCCGGTCGTCGGGATTTCCGGCATATCTTTGGCTCGGACTCAGCCCGGGACGCGTACCACATCAGCAGCACAAGCATCTCACCGCCACAGGACCTCCTTCCGCAACGACCGACGGGAATGGTCGGCATGATGCAACGACGACAGTATCTCACCTCACCGCGCTTTCGCATTTGCCGCAGAACATCATCACCACGCATTTCGCCATCCTGTCGCGTTTCAATCGCACCCACCACACCACAGCATTACACTCACACACACATCGGAGTTCTATTCCCCAACCACGGCTGGAGTTTTCCTTCTTCATTGCATCTTTCCAGCATGGACGGGAGTTTCTGGAACCGGCGTTAGCGTCTTTCGATTGCATGCCTGCAGCCTTTTTACAATCTGAACTGGGTCCTCTTGCTTCTGGCTTCTTGTTTTTACATTTCGCGAAATCGATTTATGCCGCTTGCTTTTGCTTTATCACGATGGATGCTGGCTACGTCACATTTTTGCGAGTGACGATTTACAGACGGCGGAGGGACACGGTCTTTATTATCTGGGAGGGCCGGGAGGCGATAGCATGCAACGAATGTTCGGGAGGGAGCGATCAGCATGGGCATGGGAGAGATTGAGAATGCTTTTTCGATGATACCACATTTGCATTTGAATTTTGAGTCTTTTTACTTAAGCATGGCTAGTGGTTTTCTGCTGGCGTTTTGTGGTTTGCATGTTTGCATGTACGTATGAATGTACGAATGTATGCTTCCTCTGCTACTGCCGTGAATGAAAAGTCTACCTCCACCATGACTCATGCATGTCCTTTGCTTTTACCGTGCAAAGTGCGCATCAGTCCCGTCTCCCCGTCTACCCAACACGCAAGGATTCCGCTTCCAGTCAGTTTTCGGGCGCCGCCACAAAGCCATCGCGCCGCTCGATCGGGCGTTCCCTTCGGCTGTCACGTCGGATCGTGATATGCTGTGTCGCCATCCATCCCTTGGCTGCCGACTGGCGGTGTAGAGATGTGTCTGTGCAATCCCCCAATGCGGCGTTGTTTGTTTCTGTCTGCTGCAGAGTGGACCGGGGAGCTGGGGTATGAACGAGCTCCTCCCGGTGCCCGGGAAGGCGGCTGATGGGAGTGAGTGTGGTTTTGCGGATGAAGTGAGTCGGTGTGGTTTCATGGTGGTCCGGTACTTCGCCGGAGCATTCCTTGGTCGCCGAAAGATGAGGAAGGCCGGGTGATGGGATGTTTGGAGGCTTTTGTTTGCGTTGTCTGTCTCTGGTTGAAACCGTCCTTGCTCGACGATCGAGGTCGGATTGTCCCAGTCGGTAGGGTTCTCGATTGATCGCCGTCCGTCGAAATGGTGGCGTCGGGAACGCGGTGTTGATGAGCGTTCCGACTCGTCGGATTTAGCTTGCATCATCGAGGCAGACGGCTCTTCAGGAGGAAGCAAGAATGCCCGATTCCCGGCCTGCATTTCGGAGACCTCCCGTACCATCCCCAGCGGACCAGCCCACTCTCCACCTCAGACCTTCAACCTCCCTTACCGCCACTCGTATCGTATGTGTTCACTGGCGCCTGTCATCGACCGGAGACAGATGCGTGCGCAAAGCCTCATTTCAACCCAGACCCGGTGGATGGAAAACAGGTAGACTGAGGACGTACACGTGCAACCGTGGCGGTATCTCAAGCGCTCAATGTCTcacttcttcgccggctccTGTGGCGCAGGACTGCTGCCATCCTTGCCTgcagtggtggtggtcggcTCTGCGTTGTCGCCGAAACCAAGATTCCGCATCGAGTCGGGCGCCATGAGGTTTCTGTTCCTCGAATATCAGTCTCCCATTCTGTATGTGTATTCTCTGCTCGTGGATGTTCCCGTACCTCTCCATCCTACACTGCAGGTAATTCTTGCTCAACTGCCGACAAGCGTCATCGTTGACTCCTCGATGACTACGCAGGCATTTCAGGTACTCTTTCATGATGGGCTGGCATTCTGCTTCGTGGTCGAGAGGGAAGGAACCTCGTTCGGGTGGGATGGGTTTGGAGGTGATTTGGCGGCCGCCTGTATCGAGATCACTGGGTCAGagatttcttcttcttcgctttGTTCTGTGCACACGTACCAGGACTTCCGAAGGTCGACATGCTGTGCTGTGTGGAGATTGCAGGAGTCGGTTGCAGGTGAATCGAGATGATGTCGCAAATGCAGGAGCTCGAGCGCGGACGAGACGATGCTGAATGGTCGGGGAAGACGAGGCGCTAACGGAGGGACGCATCGGGGAGGTCTTTGGGACGCCGTGGGGATGCACTTCAAGGATTTTGACGAGAGGGAAAACATGCCACGCGATGCACACGTTGCAGTAGTGAGACTGTGAGAGACATCTTCCGACAGCCCCAAGCGAATGAGGACGAGTAAGATGATTATGCGAGTGGGTGCTGTGACTGTGAGAAGCGACGAGACGAGTGCCTGGTGAGTGCCTGGAGGGGCCTGGGAGGATGGCCTTGGACCACTTCACTTGATGTTCTTACAGGACGGGACCCCACGCGATGAAGACCTTGAGGTAAGTGAATATGGTAGGTAAAGTGAAGTCTGAGGAAGACAAACGCTGCCTCCTTGGTTGCGACTACCTTCTCCGCGAGGGACAGAcattctcttccttccctctccatcccgcCCAGGAAAAGACTTCCCCAAATTGAAGGACGTAGGTTTTGCGCTCCCATGGAACCGCCACGTCAGTCAGCGCTATCGTCCGGCTTGAACATCAAAACCTCGAAAAATCCTCTCGGCGTCACCTGCGGCCGGGCTCAAGCACGAAACGCTTCCTTGACAGCCAAGACAACGCAGTCCATTCCCAAGAAGACAGGCGATCGTACGAAATCCACTGCACTGCGGTCGATCCTCAAGAAGACTGGCAGCTGTGCGCCACTGCGCTCCGCGAAGGAAGGAATCGACTACAGTGCCCTTCCCACGATGCGTTCTCTCAACAAGAGACTCGCACGCGCGACCCTCAACGCAAAGCGCTCAAACAAGAAGGAAACCAAAGGAACGACGATCAGACTCGCTCCTGCCAAACCACGCTCGACATTTCcattcctctccctcccgccAGAGCTGCGAGATTTGGTCTACCAGCAAATCGCCGGCTCCACTCCGGTGACCTTACCCGGACCTCCCAGAAAATGCAAGCTCGTCGGTCGCTCTTCTCTCCTATCCACATCTCGACAAATTCGCGACGAGTTTCTCGGCGTGCTTGATACGCACGCCACGCCAATCATGACCACAGTCGTGGACTTCAACTTCAGCCACATCATCCGCTTCCTCGACCACCTCTCCGACCGCGAACTACATGCACTACCCACCGTGGACGCGCCGTCGTCGAGGCAATTCTGCGTCAGACTGGTCATCAATGAGCGATGCCCCCCGAATCCAGAGGGCTTGCAAGCTTGGTTGCTGAGGTGCGAGAATccagacaagaagggcagcCAGGTCGCAACGAAATACATCCTGCATCATGACCAGGTGCCTCTCCTAGCGAAGCATACGCAGCATCGTTGGATGTCTCTGCTGTCCGAAGAGTATCGTGGCCTGCGAGGCTTGATGAGTGTGAGGGACAAGATCGATGGGTGGCTGAAGAAGCTTGAGCCATGCAGATTGCGGGatgaggcgaagaagatcagGGAGGCGATGACGATTGGATCTTGAGATGCGATCTAATGAGTACGCGAGGCATGTGTGGAAGGATGAAGGTCGAAGTGCAAGCAACGGCAGCGCTGCACAGGCGCACCATCGGACGAACAAAGGATGCGAGGAGTACTTGGAACGACCAGAGTGGAAATTGATCTACCGAAGACCGCGCGACTGGTGGCATCGTTGATTGCAGATTGTGGAAGGTTCTGGCCACAGGAAGTGTTGCCTTGGAGATAGAGATATGCGGTTTGAGACGAAGCGAAGCGAGTGTTCGAGTCAAGCTGCATTGCGCGAGAACGGCTGTGGCAATTTCCTTCAGCAGTGATCCAGAAGTCGGACTTGATTGGCGATCTGTTGAGTACATGCAGGTCGATTCCTCCCCAGCTCCTTGACTGTCCGAATTCTGCCAGTCTCCTCCATCGAGCTTGTCCTCCATCGGTGTTTGCGGAGTTGTGAAGAGGGACAGCGAGGCGTGGAAGCTCAGCGGAACTGCGAAGCACAGTGTCAGCAGACAGCAAACTAAATTTTCACGCCCTCGTCGAATTCCCTTTTTCCAACTTTCTCGAATCGGAACGACTCACCTTCTGGAACCCGAtgtccgccgccttctcgcGGAATGCTTGCCTCGACATGTTCAGTCCGTACTTGCGGATGAcgccgctcttcttcttgtcgccGGTCACACGGCTGTAGCACAGTCCCCACGTCAGCAACGAAGTCGAAATTCACGCTGTCGGAGCATGGTCATCTTACCAGCCGATGGCAGCTTTGCCCATGTTGCGAGGGCGCGAGAAGTAGACTGTATCGTGAGACATTGTGGTTTTGTCTTTGCTTCGCGTCGGTTGCAGTCAATGCAGAGTGGACTACTTGTTTCTTGGTTGATGACAGCGAGAAGCGAAGATTCCACCTGGCAGTCAGCATTTGTGCGTTACCTTGATGGCAGGATGACCTTGATGGTCTGGTTTATCCATGTCTTGTGATGGTTTTGCGGCACAGCTTGGACTGGAAGTATTCTGTGGCACGCCAGCGTGCAGGGTAAGTGAATGGCATCGACGTCTCGGTCTCTTCTGTTTCCTATACCACTTTGCAGAATCTTTCGTGTCGAGCAGGACGACCAGATCATGATCGGGATCTTAAAGAGCAGCGCCCGACATCATCCACCACGACCCTGCTTATTGTTGGGATCCGCATCCTGGTCAAACCTGGCGCTTTGGACAACCCGCCTCACTTGACAGGGTTTGAGCCGTCGTATATGCTGATGCTCTGTATTGAATCGCATTGAGCGACGAAAACGACCATGCTTTCGACTTGCACATCCATCAAACCATCCGGCCGATCTTCAAGTCTTACAGCCGCAAATGAGCACCACCCCGAAGGATGCAGCTGAAGCTTGGCCACTGTGGCTTCTTGCATATTGTCTATGTGCATCACAGCCTCACTGCTGCGGACAATCAAAGTCGTGGATGGTGCCTGAAGATTAATAGTAGGTATCGGAGTTCCCCTAACTCAACTCTCGCACGCTGTCTCTCGCTTCCCAATCCACACCACCAAGATGAGAGTCCTTTCAACTGCCGGACCAAACAATCGCATCAGATCAACTCTGGAGGATGTGATCAGTCCCGCTTTGTTCTTGGCGACATTCTTGATCTTCACCACCATCTTCTTTACAACCAGAGATGGCGCATCCAACAACACCGCCAATGGATTCTCTTGCTCTTCGGACAATCCGACTTTCCCATGGCAATCCGGATGGAACGAAATCTGGGACTTGAGCATGTTCCTCAGTGTCAATCTCGCAGGAGGCCGCTTTACCTTTTCCCAGGCCAAAGCGATCGACATCAGCTGGGATCTGATTATTGGCAGAGGCGGCCAGATGTTTGCTGCCTTCGTGGCCTATAGAGTGATGCGCCGATCCCTACTTCGATCCATGGAGTCTCGGCCGATGCACATTCCGGTTACGGCGACGCTTGTCTTTGATGGACTTTCACTCTCGTCCTTGATCGTCCTGTATAAAGACCTGGTCGCGACCCTACCCAAGGAAAGAAGGTGGAATTGGAGGCTGTTCGCATTTCTCTGGATGGTCGTCTACCTCACCTCGTTCGGCACAATTGTTTCTGCGATGACTGGCTATCAGACTCAGACGACGCCTTACTTGAGGTTCGATGTTGATCCCTCCATCTCAAGCTCAGGGAACTTCAGCAACACGAATGATTTCATTGCGTCAAGGAAAATCGTCAAGGGTCGGGATAGCGCCGTGATCGAGGATGGTAAAAGGATCGGGCTTGAACCTTTCGCTACCCTCTCATCAACTGCGCAGCCGCAAGAGTACAACATGATTACCCTCTGTATGGTGTCTCGTTGCTTGGACAAGGATCGAGTCTGCTAACATTTCGTCAGATCTGGATAATATGACGGCGAAATTGGACAGAAATAACCACAGCGAGTGCCTCAACGGTGCTACGGACCACATTCGCGACCCAGATTTCGAGATCAAATTCTCCCGGTCAGGCAACAGATGCGTTCTTGTCAACTCGAACATGACGTTCCGAAATACGACCTATGACCTCGGCATCGATCCCTTAAAAATCAAGATTGAACCGATCTGGACCGTGGATGGCACAGAACTGAGCAGGAAGTATTTGGAGGAGAACAGCGTGTGTCAGCCCGGGAAGACTTACAAATGGGGTTTCTCATGCCAGCTCTTACTCCTGTTCTGCTCGATGACCACGGTCTACGCCGGCATAGTCGCTGCTCTGCATTGGGATGTGTGCAATTTTGGGCGTGCAAATAACCTGGACCATCGGACTGGCTTGTATCGCGATATTCTCGACCTTGCCCAGGAAATAGACAACGAACTGGATGTCGATGACAAGGAAGTCTACCTGACCGCAGCGGTCCTGGAAACGAAGATCACGACTCAGACGGGCTCGATTGCAGTGGAAGCGAAGGATTTGCCGCCGAGACGTCGAGATGTAAGGCGAAGCAAAAGAGCGgaaatcgaggaggaggctgcTCGCGACTATGAGGCTTTTCTTCGCAAGTAGAGCTTGATCGCTGTGGTCGACTTCTTCATCTCGACGCCCAACGTGGAATCAAATTGGTCGAGCAGGGTGCTCTGTGTAGCCTCATGAACCTGGCACCTGGACCGTAGCATGGCCGCCCAAGTGTGACAGCGCTGAGCTCGCACAGAACGAGTGCATGGCGATAGAACGATTTGAAGTGCGTATGGTGTAGCACTCGGTGGTCACGCAGCGTGATGTACTGCGATGCAGGTGGCAACTCTCGGAGTGAAAGGGGTACAAGCACGCCAAGCGGGTTGCTAGCGTGGGCAGAGGGAGCAGCGTTCGGAGTGCAACCAGTGTCACGCTGTTACAGTCCTACTTTCGTCTGGCTCTTTGAAGAGCTGTGGTCACGGTCGTACCGCTGAATCTAGAACCTGTTAACCAAATGCCAGGCTGAACCTCCAGCGCAGATCATTGTCCAGGTCGAGGAGTCCACAGACGCGGTCTCGCCCTTCGAGACGATCAAAACAGGCAGGACACCATGTTCAACTCCGCCTTCGCCACGTGGAACGGTAAGGATCCTTCGCGGGTCCCTTGCAGGGACGTGTCTGACACGAAGAGGGATGCAAGGCGTGGAGAGAAGCACAGCAGGAAGCAGCGCATCGATTGCGGACGGTGCGGACCATGTTTGCCATCCGTTGGGATTTTCGAGAACTGCCGGTCATCATCCCGACTCCTTCTGAGTGTGAATCGTTGGAGTAAGCTTAGTCTTCAGGTGTGGTGTCGATCGTTCATGAGGAATGATTTTTATTTCCACTGGATTCGATCAACGAATGGTTGGAGCTGGAAGTAGTCAAATAATATGTCCTCGCGTTTGGTCCACCGTTCTCCTTCAGCACAATGACTCCTGGAAAGTCTCTCACTCTTTCATCTCTTCGCAGCCCCTCAGATTGCTCAGATTGGTGATATACATATCACAGCACCAGGAAGTGTGACCAGCGTACCTTGCCATGCCCCTACTCGATCTTCTTTCAAGCCTTCGAGGATGGCGAGCTTGGCACTTCTGGAACGTGGGAGCCTGACTCCTCCTTGCTTCTCTCAACGCATTGGTGCACGCTCTGCACATTGGTGGTCGATCTCAGTCCGTCGATCTCAGTCCGTGCCATGGTGCTGCCCATTTCTTGTGCTTACCGCAACGGTCTTCGCCTTGCAACTTTCTGACCGCGCTGATCCGACCTCCCGCCCTCCGAGcgacgtcgacggccttCAGAATCTCATCTCACCCCACGCAACGGAGACTTTCGACCAGACAAGGGAGTGAAGTCGATAGCGCCAAGTCGACGACAGGGTCCTTCTCCAAGGTCTCCTTGATCGCGAGGCCAAGCGAACTCTGATCACAGACGCTCCTGCTTCCGGGCGCACAGAAGACTTTCTCACGCATTCTTGGTCGGACTGGAGCAACACTTGTACGTCTTGTCTGTGTGTGACCTGACCTACGAACCGCGTCCACCTTATTACTATCTTCAATTACTCATCCACTCGCTAGAACGCCGTACCTGATCCCCAAAAATCTCCGAGTCGCCGACGACGGCCCGCGTCTCGAGTAAGTGTCCGGTACCTCATCAGGACTATGTACGTCAAAACCCCACCGCCTCGCCTAGCTGCGTGCTTGTCAATGTCCTCCTGCAGATCGCGGAGAATTCCCGTGTCCTTTGTTGTTGTCGCTGCTCGGATAGACTATCGCGTACGGGCATCGGAAATCCTGGCGGTTGCGTTGCTGACAACTCTGGCACGCAGCATCAAGCTCCACAGCGACTAGGCGACTAGCAAACAGCTAAGGCGCATTGAGAGACCGTCCGACGTTCACAACCTAACC
Coding sequences:
- a CDS encoding 40S ribosomal protein S29 — translated: MSHDTVYFSRPRNMGKAAIGCRVTGDKKKSGVIRKYGLNMSRQAFREKAADIGFQKVSRSDSRKLEKGNSTRA